A window of bacterium genomic DNA:
CTTGATAATACATTGTCTCAAGCTCTGTATCTTTTAGTATATGAAGGAGGTGGAATTTTATGCCATCAATGGGAAGGCTGGAAAGACGGCTTGCTGAGGTCATCATTTCATCATAGCCTTCCCCTAAAAGCCCAATGATTATATGAACGCCAACATTTATTTGGTATTCTTTTGTTAATTCAAGGGCTTTCAAGAAATCCTCATATGTATGGTTTCTATTGATTGCTTTAAGAGTATGGTTATGTGTTGTCTGTAAGCCATATTCAATCCAGGTAAGGTAATCATTTTTGTATTCGGCAATAAGCCTTATTTTTTCTTCATTAACACAATCTGGCCTTGTTGAAATAACAAGCCCAACAATTTCCTTAAATCCCTTGATGTTATCATATGCTTCTTTTAATCTTTCTAAAGGGCCGTATGTATTGCTAAAGGCTTGAAAATATGCGAGGAATTTATTAACCCCCCTTTTTTTATAATACCCAATGGATTCAATTATCTGGGTTTTTATGTCCTTTCTTTCTCTGGTGTATAGACTAAATGCCTTGTTGTTGCAATAGATACAGCCTTTATTACTTAATGTTCCATCAATATTAGGACAGGTAAATCCTGCATCAAGGCTTATTTTTCTAACTTTCTCTCCAAAGGTATCCTTCAGGTATTGGCTTATCAAATACATTTAAGCATAGTATAATTTCCTTCCTATTTTTTTCACAAATAAAATTTGG
This region includes:
- a CDS encoding TIGR01212 family radical SAM protein (This family includes YhcC from E. coli K-12, an uncharacterized radical SAM protein.) produces the protein MYLISQYLKDTFGEKVRKISLDAGFTCPNIDGTLSNKGCIYCNNKAFSLYTRERKDIKTQIIESIGYYKKRGVNKFLAYFQAFSNTYGPLERLKEAYDNIKGFKEIVGLVISTRPDCVNEEKIRLIAEYKNDYLTWIEYGLQTTHNHTLKAINRNHTYEDFLKALELTKEYQINVGVHIIIGLLGEGYDEMMTSASRLSSLPIDGIKFHLLHILKDTELETMYYQEKIRLLEMDEYVKIICDFLEKIPKNVVILRLISDAKPEYLIAPKWMNNKGVVISKINKELEKKWQIKLKNQCNYLTFP